From one Astatotilapia calliptera chromosome 10, fAstCal1.2, whole genome shotgun sequence genomic stretch:
- the acaca gene encoding acetyl-CoA carboxylase 1 isoform X5 — protein sequence MFSWLTFTACLFAVLGLFFWSRKRLPRVFGACSCRPTMAQQDGAAKKIPAVAELHSRFIVGSVSEENSEDENQGKVDIQLDEKETRSLSPSSGSSDSTYEMGFDHIDGPMHNLRSSMSGLHLVKQGRDRRRIDLQRDFTVASPAEFVTRFGGNRVIEKVLIANNGIAAVKCMRSIRRWAYEMFRNERAIRFVVMVTPEDLKANAEYIKMADHYVPVPGGTNNNNYANVELILDIAKRIPVQAVWAGWGHASENPKLPELLQKHGIAFMGPPSQAMWALGDKIASSIVAQTAGIPTLPWSGTGLTVDWPENNQKKKVVNVPHDLYELGCVQDVEHGMKAAEKIGYPIMVKASEGGGGKGIRKVNSADDFPNLFRQVQAEVPGSPIFVMQLAKHARHLEVQILADQYGNAISLFGRDCSVQRRHQKIIEEAPATIATSDVFEDMEKCAVKLAKLVGYVSAGTVEYLYSQDGSFNFLELNPRLQVEHPCTEMVADVNLPAAQLQIAMGIPLHRIKDIRMLYGVQPWGDSPIDFEALSTAPSPRGHVIAARITSENPDEGFKPSSGTVQELNFRSNKNVWGYFSVAAAGGLHEFADSQFGHCFSWGENREEAISNMVVALKELSIRGDFRTTVEYLIKLLETESFQHNSIDTGWLDRLISEKMQAERPDTMLGIVSGALHVADVNLRNSVSNFLHSLERGQVLPPHTLLNTVDVELIYEGTKYVLTVTRQSPNSYVVIMNNSSAEVDVHRLSDGGLLLSYDGSSYTTYMKEEVDRYRITIGNKTCVFEKENDPSLLRSPSAGKLIQYTIEDGGHVFAGQCYAEIEVMKMVMTLTAAESGCIHYVKRAGAALEPGCVIAKLQLDDPSRVQQAELYTGTLPSIQAVALRGEKLHRVFHNTLGHLVHMMNGYCLPEPFFSAKLKEWVERVMKTMRDPSLPLLELQDIMTSVSGRIPPAVEKAIKKEMAQYASNITSVLCQFPSQQIANILDSHAATLNKKSEREVFFMNTQSIVQLVQKYRSGIRGHMKAVVMDLLRQYLKVEIQFQNGHYDKCVFALREENKGDMANVLNYIFSHAQVTKKNLLVTMLIDQLCGRDPTLTDELMAILTELTQLSKTTNAKVALRARQVLIASHLPSYELRHNQVESIFLSAIDMYGHQFCIENLQKLILSETSIFDVLPNFFYHSNQVVRMAALEVYVRRAYIAYELNSVQHRQLKDNTCIVEFQFMLPTSHPNRGNIPTLNRMSFSSNLNHYGMVHMASVSDVLLDTSFTPPCQRMGAMVAFRSFQEFTKNITDMLSCFSDSPPQSPTFPEGGNPVLYGEEDNKSIQDEPIHILNVAIKTDSDIDDDGLAAMFREFTQSKKSLLFEHGIRRLTFLVAQKDFRKQVNCEVDQRFHREFPKFFTFRARDKFEEDRIYRHLEPALAFQLELNRMRNFALTAIPCANHKMHLYLGAARVEVGTEVTDYRFFVRAIIRHSDLVTKEASFEYLHNEAERLLLEAMDELEVAFNNTTVRTDCNHIFLNFVPTVIMDPSKIEESVRSMVMRYGSRLWKLRVLQAELKINIRLTPTGKQIPIRLFLTNESGYYLDISLYKEVTDARTGQVGPKDRQIMFQAYGDKQGPLHGMLINTPYVTKDLLQSKRFQAQSLGTTYVYDFPEMFRQALKKLWHSCQAFADLPQCPLPSELLTFTELVLDAQGQLVQMNRLPGGNEIGMVAWRMTLRTPEYPAGREIIVISNDITHKIGSFGPQEDMLFLRASEMARESGIPRLYIAANSGARIGLAEEIRHMFHVAWQDPADPYKGFKYLYLTPQDYKKVSALNSVHCEHVEDEGESRYKITDIIGKDEGLGVENLRGSGMIAGESSLAYEEIITMNLVTCRAIGIGAYLVRLGQRTIQVDNSHIILTGAGALNKVLGREVYTSNNQLGGVQIMHNNGVTHCTVCDDFEGVFTLLQWLSYMPKCKSSPVPILNAKDPIDRLVEFVPTKAPYDPRWMLAGRPSQTPKGSWQLGFFDHGSFMEIMQPWAQSVVVGRARLGGIPTGVVAVETRSVELSIPADPANLDSEAKLIQQAGQVWFPDSAFKTAQAIKDLNREGLPLIVFANWRGFSGGMKDMYDQVLKFGAYIVDGLREYKQPVLVYIPPQAELRGGSWVVIDPTINPRHMEMYADKDSRGGVLEPEGTVEIKFRRKDLVKTMRRVDPVYMGLAEKLGTPELSPPDRKELETKLKEREEFLLPIYHQVAVQFADLHDTPGRMQEKGVITDILEWQTSRQFFYWRLRRLLLEETVKRKIQVANSELTDGQIQAMLRRWFVEAEGAVKAYLWDNNEEVVAWLERQLAEEEGARSVIDENIKYIRRDHILKQIRSLVQANPEVAMDSIVHMTQHISPTQRAEVVRILSTMETSASS from the exons ATGTTCTCCTGGCTCACTTTTACAGCGTGCCTGTTTGCGGTGCTCGGCTTGTTTTTCTGGTCCCGCAAGCGCCTGCCGAGAG TGTTTGGAGCCTGCTCCTGTCGCCCGACCATGGCACAACAGGACGGTGCTGCCAAGAAGATTCCGGCTGTTGCGGAATTGCACTCTCGCTTCATTGTGGGATCTGTGTCAGAGGAGAACTCAGAGGATGAAAACCAAGGAAAGGTGGACATACAACTGGACGAGAAGGAGACTCGCTCCTTGTCTCCATCTTCCGGGAGTTCGGACAGCACCTATGAAATGGGCTTCGACCACATCGATGGTCCTATGCACAATTTAAG atCAAGCATGTCAGGCCTGCACCTGGTGAAACAAGGACGAGATCGCAGGCGTATTGACCTCCAGAGGGACTTCACTGTTGCTTCTCCTGCTGAATTTGTCACACGCTTTGGTGGTAACAGGGTCATTGAAAAG GTGCTCATTGCAAACAATGGCATTGCAGCAGTGAAATGCATGCGCTCCATCCGCCGCTGGGCCTATGAAATGTTTCGCAATGAAAGGGCAATCCGTTTTGTCGTCATGGTGACCCCAGAAGACCTGAAGGCCAATGCAG AGTACATTAAGATGGCAGATCATTATGTGCCTGTACCCGGGGGGACTAATAACAACAACTATGCCAATGTTGAGCTCATTCTAGACATTGCTAAACGCATACCAGTTCAG GCAGTGTGGGCTGGATGGGGGCATGCCTCAGAAAACCCCAAACTCCCAGAGCTCCTTCAAAAGCATGGCATTGCTTTCATGG GTCCACCAAGTCAGGCTATGTGGGCGCTTGGAGATAAGATTGCTTCCTCCATCGTGGCTCAGACAGCTGGAATTCCAACACTGCCCTGGAGCGGAACAG GTCTGACAGTGGACTGGCCAGAGAATAACCAAAAGAAGAAGGTCGTCAACGTTCCTCACGACTTGTATGAGCTCGGCTGCGTCCAGGATGTAGAGCATGGCATGAAA GCTGCAGAGAAAATTGGCTACCCTATAATGGTGAAGGCCTCCGAAGGTGGTGGAGGAAAAGGGATCCGTAAAGTCAACTCTGCTGATGATTTCCCTAACCTGTTCAGACAG GTCCAGGCAGAAGTCCCAGGATCGCCCATTTTTGTCATGCAGCTAGCCAAGCATGCCCGTCACTTGGAGGTTCAGATTTTGGCTGATCAGTATGGCAATGCCATTTCCCTGTTTGGCAGAGACTGTTCTGTGCAGCGGCGACACCAGAAAATTATAGAAGAGGCTCCTGCTACCATCGCCACTTCTGATGTGTTTGAGGATATGGAAAAG TGTGCAGTAAAGCTGGCTAAGTTGGTGGGTTATGTAAGTGCTGGTACAGTTGAGTACCTCTACAGCCAGGATGGCAGCTTCAATTTCCTGGAGCTCAACCCTCGTCTACAGGTGGAACACCCGTGCACTGAGATGGTGGCTGATGTCAACTTGCCTGCTGCCCAGCTGCAG aTTGCTATGGGCATTCCTCTTCATCGGATCAAAGACATTAGAATGCTTTATGGCGTTCAGCCCTGGGGGGATTCTCCCATTGATTTTGAGGCTCTGTCAACTGCCCCTTCCCCACGGGGCCATGTCATTGCTGCTCGTATCACCAGTGAGAACCCAGATGAG GGTTTCAAGCCAAGCTCTGGAACAGTGCAAGAGCTGAATTTCCGCAGCAATAAGAATGTATGGGGCTACTTCAGCGTTGCAGCGGCTGGAGGGCTGCATGAGTTTGCCGACTCCCAGTTTGGGCACTGCTTCTCATGGGGAGAGAATCGTGAAGAAGCCATCTC AAACATGGTGGTTGCGCTTAAGGAGCTGTCTATCAGGGGTGACTTCAGGACAACAGTGGAATACCTCATTAAGCTGCTGGAGACAGAAAGCTTCCAGCACAATAGTATCGACACAGGCTGGCTGGACAGACTTATCTCAGAGAAGATGCAG GCGGAGCGTCCTGATACCATGCTGGGAATTGTGAGCGGTGCACTGCATGTGGCAGATGTTAATCTCAGGAACAGTGTTTCCAactttttgcactctctggaaAG GGGGCAGGTGCTACCACCACACACGCTGCTCAACACTGTGGATGTGGAGTTGATCTATGAAGGTACTAAGTACGTTCTGACAGTGACTCGTCAGTCTCCCAATTCCTATGTGGTCATCATGAACAATTCTTCTGCTGAGGTGGATGTCCATCGGCTTAGTGATGGAGGTCTTTTGCTTTCATATGATGGAAGCAGCTACACTACGTACATGAAAGAAGAGGTGGACAG GTATCGCATCACAATTGGGAACAAGACGTGTGTTtttgagaaagaaaatgatcccTCGCTGCTGCGGTCTCCTTCAGCAGGAAAACTCATTCAGTACACTATTGAGGATGGCGGGCATGTGTTTGCTGGCCAGTGCTACGCTGAAATAGAG GTGATGAAGATGGTCATGACCCTCACTGCAGCAGAGTCTGGTTGTATTCACTATGTGAAGAGGGCTGGAGCAGCTTTGGAGCCTGGCTGTGTCATTGCCAAGTTGCAACTGGATGACCCAAGCAGAGTGCAGCAG GCTGAGCTCTACACAGGGACCCTGCCTTCTATCCAGGCAGTAGCTTtgagaggagagaagctgcacagAGTTTTCCATAACACACTGGGTCATCTTGTCCACATGATGAATGGCTATTGTCTACCTGAGCCTTTCTTCAGTGCTAAG TTGAAAGAATGGGTGGAAAGGGTAATGAAAACCATGCGCGATCCTTCTTTACCACTGTTGGAGCTTCAAGACATCATGACGAGTGTTTCAGGTCGCATCCCCCCTGCTGTGGAGAAGGCCATCAAGAAGGAGATGGCTCAGTATGCCAGCAACATAACTTCTGTGCTTTGCCAGTTCCCCAGCCAGCAG ATTGCAAACATACTGGACAGCCATGCAGCTACTCTTAACAAGAAATCAGAGAGAGAAGTCTTCTTTATGAACACACAAAGCATTGTTCAGCTGGTGCAGAA GTACCGCAGCGGCATCAGAGGTCACATGAAGGCTGTCGTGATGGACTTGCTTAgacaatatttaaaagtagagatcCAGTTTCAGAATG GACACTACGATAAGTGTGTCTTTGCACTGCGTGAGGAAAACAAGGGTGACATGGCCAATGTGCTCAATTATATCTTTTCCCATGCTCAAGTCACCAAGAAGAATCTACTTGTTACTATGCTGATT GACCAGCTCTGTGGCCGTGATCCAACACTAACTGATGAATTGATGGCCATTTTGACTGAACTCACCCAGCTCAGCAAGACAACCAATGCAAAGGTGGCGCTGCGTGCTCGGCAG GTGTTGATAGCTTCCCACCTTCCCTCTTATGAGCTACGACACAACCAGGTGGAGTCAATCTTTCTCTCTGCCATCGATATGTATGGGCACCAGTTCTGCATTGAGAACCTTCAG aAACTGATCCTTTCAGAGACATCCATCTTTGACGTTCTCCCCAACTTCTTCTACCACAGTAATCAGGTAGTCAGGATGGCCGCCCTGGAG GTGTATGTTCGGAGAGCATACATCGCCTACGAGCTCAACAGTGTTCAGCATCGACAACTGAAGGACAACACATGTATAGTAGAGTTTCAGTTCATGCTTCCCACTTCACATCCCAACAG AGGGAACATCCCCACTCTAAACAG GATGTCATTCTCATCCAACCTGAATCACTACGGCATGGTGCACATGGCCAGTGTGAGCGACGTTCTGCTTGACACGTCTTTTACACCACCCTGCCAGCGCATGGGAGCCATGGTGGCTTTCCGCAGCTTCCAGGAGTTCACCAA gaACATAACGGATATGTTGAGCTGCTTCTCTGACTCTCCTCCACAAAGTCCAACCTTCCCAGAAGGAGGCAATCCCGTGCTGTACGGTGAAGAGGACAACAAG AGTATCCAGGATGAGCCTATCCATATCCTGAATGTTGCTATAAAGACTGACAGCGACATTGATGATGATGGCCTGGCAGCTATGTTCCGGGAATTCACTCAGTCAAAG AAATCTCTGCTGTTTGAACACGGCATCCGAAGGTTGACTTTCCTCGTGGCTCAAAAG GATTTCAGGAAGCAAGTCAACTGTGAGGTGGACCAAAGGTTTCAT agggaATTTCCTAAATTTTTCACATTCCGTGCCAGGGACAAG TTTGAGGAGGACCGGATCTATCGTCATTTAGAGCCTGCATTAGCATTCCAGCTGGAGCTCAACCGCATGCGGAATTTTGCTCTCACTGCCATTCCATGTGCCAATCACAAGATGCACCTGTATCTGGGTGCAGCCCGAGTGGAGGTGGGCACAGAAGTTACGGACTACCGTTTCTTTGTCCGTGCCATTATCCGCCACTCTGATCTGGTAACAAAG GAGGCCTCCTTTGAATACCTTCACAATGAAGCAGAGCGCCTGCTGCTGGAAGCTATGGATGAACTGGAGGTGGCTTTCAACAACACAACTGTGCGAACTGACTGTAACCATATCTTCCTCAACTTTGTCCCTACAGTCATCATGGACCCATCAAAG ATCGAGGAGTCTGTGCGCTCCATGGTGATGCGTTACGGCAGCCGTCTGTGGAAGCTTCGAGTCCTGCAGGCCGAGTTGAAGATTAACATCCGCTTGACTCCAACGGGGAAGCAAATTCCCATCCGCCTCTTCCTTACAAATGAATCTGGCTACTACCTGGATATCAGCCTCTACAAGGAGGTCACTGATGCCCGAACGGGACAGGTGGGGCCCAAAGACCGACAG ATTATGTTCCAAGCATATGGAGACAAGCAGGGCCCCTTGCATGGCATGCTCATCAATACACCATATGTTACCAAAGACCTGTTGCAGTCTAAACGCTTCCAAGCACAATCTCTGGGCACCACCTATGTCTATGACTTTCCAGAAATGTTCAGACAG GCTCTGAAAAAGCTTTGGCATTCATGTCAGGCTTTTGCCGACTTACCTCAGTGTCCTCTTCCTTCTGAGCTGCTCACCTTCACAGAGCTGGTTCTTGATGCTCAAGGTCAGCTGGTACAGATGAATCGACTGCCAGGGGGCAACGAG ATTGGCATGGTGGCATGGCGGATGACCCTGCGAACCCCAGAGTACCCAGCAGGACGTGAGATCATTGTCATAAGCAATGACATCACACACAAGATAGGCTCCTTTGGGCCCCAGGAGGACATGCTGTTCCTGCGAGCCTCAGAGATGGCTCGGGAAAGTGGCATCCCCCGACTCTATATTGCGGCCAACAGCGGTGCACGCATCGGTCTGGCAGAGGAAATCAGACATATGTTTCATGTGGCCTGGCAAGATCCAGCTGATCCTTACAAG GGTTTCAAGTATCTCTACCTCACACCTCAGGATTACAAGAAGGTTTCAGCTCTAAACTCAGTGCATTGCGAACATGTGGAGGATGAGGGTGAATCgag GTACAAGATCACTGACATTATAGGTAAAGATGAGGGGCTGGGTGTGGAGAATCTGAGAGGGTCGGGAATGATTGCCGGAGAATCCTCTCTGGCTTACGAGGAGATCATCACGATGAATCTG GTCACATGCCGAGCCATAGGTATTGGAGCCTATCTGGTGAGGCTTGGACAGAGGACCATACAAGTGGACAACTCCCACATCATCCTTACTGGAGCTGGAGCCCTCAATAAG GTGCTGGGCAGAGAAGTGTATACATCCAACAACCAACTCGGTGGAGTTCAGATCATGCACAACAATGGTGTCACTCACTGCACTGTTTGCGATGACTTTGAGGGAGTCTTCACTCTTTTGCAGTGGCTGTCCTACATGCCCAAG TGTAAATCTAGCCCAGTGCCCATCCTCAATGCCAAGGATCCCATAGATCGACTGGTAGAGTTTGTACCTACCAAGGCTCCTTATGACCCTCGCTGGATGTTGGCAGGACGCCCCAGTCAGA CTCCAAAGGGTTCCTGGCAGCTTGGCTTCTTCGACCATGGCTCTTTCATGGAGATCATGCAGCCGTGGGCTCAGAGTGTAGTGGTAGGCAGAGCCAG ACTCGGTGGGATACCGACTGGAGTTGTTGCTGTGGAAACCAGGTCAGTGGAACTGTCGATCCCAGCTGATCCAGCCAATTTAGACTCCGAGGCTAAG ctCATCCAACAGGCAGGACAGGTGTGGTTCCCAGATTCTGCTTTCAAAACTGCTCAGGCCATTAAGGACCTAAACCGGGAGGGCTTACCTCTCATTGTGTTTGCCAATTGGAGGGGCTTTTCTGGAGGGATGAAAG ATATGTACGACCAAGTGCTGAAATTCGGGGCCTACATTGTGGATGGGCTGAGAGAGTACAAGCAGCCAGTATTGGTTTATATCCCCCCGCAGGCTGAGCTGAGAGGAGGCTCCTGGGTCGTTATAGATCCCACCATCAACCCCCGGCACATGGAGATGTACGCCGACAAGGACAGCCG AGGTGGTGTGTTGGAGCCTGAAGGGACAGTCGAGATCAAGTTTAGAAGGAAGGATCTGGTCAAGACCATGAGAAGAGTAGATCCAGTCTACATGGGCTTGGCTGAAAAATTGG GAACCCCAGAGCTGAGCCCTCCTGATCGCAAAGAGCTTGAAACCAAACTTAAGGAGCGTGAGGAGTTTCTTTTGCCCATCTACCATCAGGTGGCTGTACAGTTTGCGGACCTCCATGACACCCCAGGTCGCATGCAAGAGAAGGGGGTCATCACG GATATCCTAGAATGGCAGACATCCCGTCAGTTCTTCTACTGGCGTCTGCGGCGTCTGCTGCTGGAGGAAACCGTAAAGAGGAAGATCCAGGTGGCCAACAGCGAGCTGACAGATGGGCAGATCCAGGCGATGTTGCGCCGCTGGTTTGTGGAGGCCGAGGGGGCTGTAAAG GCCTATCTGTGGGATAACAATGAAGAAGTGGTGGCATGGCTGGAGAGGCAGCTAGCTGAAGAAGAGGGTGCAAGATCAGTCATTGACGAGAACATCAAGTACATCCGCAGAGACCACATCCTCAAGCAGATTCGCAG ccTTGTTCAAGCCAATCCAGAGGTTGCCATGGATTCTATTGTGCACATGACCCAGCACATCTCACCTACTCAGAGAGCAGAAGTGGTACGTATCCTGTCCACTATGGAGACATCAGCATCCTCCTAG